From one Rhodamnia argentea isolate NSW1041297 chromosome 1, ASM2092103v1, whole genome shotgun sequence genomic stretch:
- the LOC115740120 gene encoding probable receptor-like protein kinase At5g18500 isoform X1, translated as MILLVQGCALRKLLSSFTHFVGTEIMAADLNAELSKDTAIFNLKVWQVIGIVVGLFIVIILSVLSLCLMSKKKSRRTPDKLPLSQIPTVSKEIKEVRVEQVSTSAFAPRDGILLTIQDKSSDKESDKVLVHLGMEKLYKGDNSSQSGSFHHVDRDGYGSQSGDESNSGIATVFKPSSSHPTTTPSPLSGLPEFSHLGWGHWFTLRDLELATNRFSKENVLGEGGYGVVYRGRLINGTPVAVKKLLNNLGQAEKEFRVEVEAIGHVRHKNLVRLLGYCIEGTHRILVYEYVNNGNLEQWLHGAMRQQGYLTWEARIKVLLGTAKALAYLHEAIEPKVVHRDIKSSNILIDDEFNSKVSDFGLAKLLGEGKSHVTTRVMGTFGYVAPEYANTGLLNEKSDVYSFGVLVLEAITGRDPVDYGRPTSEVNLVDWLKMMVGTRRSEEVVDPNIEVRPPTRALKRALLTALRCVDPDHEKRPKMGQVVRMLESEEYPIPREDRRHRRTQGGGSIEMDSQRENSDTDRSDCPGSRSESKAYLRT; from the exons ATGATCCTACTAGTGCAAGGCTGCGCTTTGAGGAAGTTGCTAAGTTCTTTTACACATTTTGTAGGCACTGAAATTATGGCCGCAGATCTCAATGCTGAATTATCCAAGGATACTGCCATTTTCAACCTTAAGGTTTGGCAAGTCATAGGAATCGTCGTGGGTTTGTTTATCGTAATCATTCTCTCAGTATTATCGCTGTGCTTAATGTCGAAGAAAAAATCGAGAAGAACGCCAGACAAACTGCCCCTCAGCCAGATTCCGACTGTTTCGAAGGAAATCAAAGAAGTTAGGGTGGAGCAAGTGTCAACCAGTGCATTCGCTCCCCGCGATGGCATCCTTCTCACTATTCAGGACAAATCCAGTGACAAAGAATCGGATAAAGTGCTTGTGCATCTTGGCATGGAGAAACTGTACAAAGGAGATAATAGCAGCCAGTCCGGGTCATTTCATCATGTGGACAGAGATGGTTATGGATCCCAATCAGGAGACGAATCAAACTCGGGCATTGCAACTGTTTTCAAACCTTCTTCGTCACACCCAACAACCACTCCTTCACCTTTGTCTGGTTTGCCTGAGTTTTCGCACTTGGGCTGGGGTCACTGGTTTACGTTGAGGGATCTTGAGCTAGCAACAAACCGGTTTTCCAAGGAAAATGTCCTTGGTGAGGGAGGTTATGGAGTTGTTTACAGGGGCCGTCTTATTAATGGGACTCCCGTGGCAGTTAAGAAGCTTCTGAACAACCT GGGCCAAGCAGAGAAAGAATTCAGAGTGGAAGTCGAAGCCATTGGGCATGTGCGCCATAAGAATTTGGTTCGTCTTCTTGGGTACTGCATTGAAGGGACACATAG GATTTTGGTGTATGAGTATGTCAACAATGGGAACCTGGAGCAGTGGCTTCACGGAGCTATGCGCCAGCAGGGATATCTCACTTGGGAAGCTCGAATAAAGGTTCTGCTTGGCACAGCTAAAGC TCTAGCTTACCTTCATGAAGCCATAGAGCCTAAAGTTGTTCACCGAGATATTAAGTCGAGCAATATATTGATTGATGATGAATTCAATTCCAAGGTATCTGATTTTGGTTTGGCCAAGTTGCTAGGTGAAGGGAAAAGTCATGTCACAACTCGAGTTATGGGAACTTTTGG GTATGTGGCTCCTGAGTATGCAAATACTGGCCTTTTAAATGAAAAGAGCGATGTCTACAGCTTTGGTGTGCTTGTACTTGAAGCAATCACTGGTAGAGATCCTGTTGACTATGGACGTCCAACCAGTGAG GTGAATCTGGTTGATTGGTTGAAAATGATGGTCGGCACCCGCCGGTCAGAAGAGGTGGTTGATCCTAATATTGAGGTCAGGCCCCCAACTAGAGCCTTGAAACGAGCCCTTTTGACAGCTTTGAGGTGCGTTGACCCAGATCATGAAAAGAGACCCAAGATGGGCCAAGTTGTCCGAATGCTTGAATCTGAGGAGTATCCAATACCAAGAGAG GATAGAAGGCACCGCAGAACTCAAGGAGGTGGCAGCATAGAGATGGATTCCCAAAGGGAAAACTCCGACACGGATCGGAGCGACTGCCCAGGTTCAAGATCAGAGAGCAAAGCGTATCTGCGAACGTGA
- the LOC115740120 gene encoding probable receptor-like protein kinase At5g18500 isoform X2: MAADLNAELSKDTAIFNLKVWQVIGIVVGLFIVIILSVLSLCLMSKKKSRRTPDKLPLSQIPTVSKEIKEVRVEQVSTSAFAPRDGILLTIQDKSSDKESDKVLVHLGMEKLYKGDNSSQSGSFHHVDRDGYGSQSGDESNSGIATVFKPSSSHPTTTPSPLSGLPEFSHLGWGHWFTLRDLELATNRFSKENVLGEGGYGVVYRGRLINGTPVAVKKLLNNLGQAEKEFRVEVEAIGHVRHKNLVRLLGYCIEGTHRILVYEYVNNGNLEQWLHGAMRQQGYLTWEARIKVLLGTAKALAYLHEAIEPKVVHRDIKSSNILIDDEFNSKVSDFGLAKLLGEGKSHVTTRVMGTFGYVAPEYANTGLLNEKSDVYSFGVLVLEAITGRDPVDYGRPTSEVNLVDWLKMMVGTRRSEEVVDPNIEVRPPTRALKRALLTALRCVDPDHEKRPKMGQVVRMLESEEYPIPREDRRHRRTQGGGSIEMDSQRENSDTDRSDCPGSRSESKAYLRT; the protein is encoded by the exons ATGGCCGCAGATCTCAATGCTGAATTATCCAAGGATACTGCCATTTTCAACCTTAAGGTTTGGCAAGTCATAGGAATCGTCGTGGGTTTGTTTATCGTAATCATTCTCTCAGTATTATCGCTGTGCTTAATGTCGAAGAAAAAATCGAGAAGAACGCCAGACAAACTGCCCCTCAGCCAGATTCCGACTGTTTCGAAGGAAATCAAAGAAGTTAGGGTGGAGCAAGTGTCAACCAGTGCATTCGCTCCCCGCGATGGCATCCTTCTCACTATTCAGGACAAATCCAGTGACAAAGAATCGGATAAAGTGCTTGTGCATCTTGGCATGGAGAAACTGTACAAAGGAGATAATAGCAGCCAGTCCGGGTCATTTCATCATGTGGACAGAGATGGTTATGGATCCCAATCAGGAGACGAATCAAACTCGGGCATTGCAACTGTTTTCAAACCTTCTTCGTCACACCCAACAACCACTCCTTCACCTTTGTCTGGTTTGCCTGAGTTTTCGCACTTGGGCTGGGGTCACTGGTTTACGTTGAGGGATCTTGAGCTAGCAACAAACCGGTTTTCCAAGGAAAATGTCCTTGGTGAGGGAGGTTATGGAGTTGTTTACAGGGGCCGTCTTATTAATGGGACTCCCGTGGCAGTTAAGAAGCTTCTGAACAACCT GGGCCAAGCAGAGAAAGAATTCAGAGTGGAAGTCGAAGCCATTGGGCATGTGCGCCATAAGAATTTGGTTCGTCTTCTTGGGTACTGCATTGAAGGGACACATAG GATTTTGGTGTATGAGTATGTCAACAATGGGAACCTGGAGCAGTGGCTTCACGGAGCTATGCGCCAGCAGGGATATCTCACTTGGGAAGCTCGAATAAAGGTTCTGCTTGGCACAGCTAAAGC TCTAGCTTACCTTCATGAAGCCATAGAGCCTAAAGTTGTTCACCGAGATATTAAGTCGAGCAATATATTGATTGATGATGAATTCAATTCCAAGGTATCTGATTTTGGTTTGGCCAAGTTGCTAGGTGAAGGGAAAAGTCATGTCACAACTCGAGTTATGGGAACTTTTGG GTATGTGGCTCCTGAGTATGCAAATACTGGCCTTTTAAATGAAAAGAGCGATGTCTACAGCTTTGGTGTGCTTGTACTTGAAGCAATCACTGGTAGAGATCCTGTTGACTATGGACGTCCAACCAGTGAG GTGAATCTGGTTGATTGGTTGAAAATGATGGTCGGCACCCGCCGGTCAGAAGAGGTGGTTGATCCTAATATTGAGGTCAGGCCCCCAACTAGAGCCTTGAAACGAGCCCTTTTGACAGCTTTGAGGTGCGTTGACCCAGATCATGAAAAGAGACCCAAGATGGGCCAAGTTGTCCGAATGCTTGAATCTGAGGAGTATCCAATACCAAGAGAG GATAGAAGGCACCGCAGAACTCAAGGAGGTGGCAGCATAGAGATGGATTCCCAAAGGGAAAACTCCGACACGGATCGGAGCGACTGCCCAGGTTCAAGATCAGAGAGCAAAGCGTATCTGCGAACGTGA
- the LOC115740121 gene encoding shaggy-related protein kinase alpha-like, which translates to MASVGVPPASGLRDTCGYALGADRLPEEMNDMKIRDEKEMEATVINGNGTETGHIIVTTIGGRNGQPKQTISYMAERAVGQGSFGVVFQAKCLETGETVAIKKVLQDKRYKNRELQTMRLLDHPNVVFLKHCFFSTSEKDELYLNLVLEYVPETVHRVIKHYNKLNQRMPLIYVKLYAYQIFRALSYIHRSIGVCHRDIKPQNLLVNPHTHQLKLCDFGSAKVLVKGEPNISYICSRYYRAPELIFGATEYTAAIDIWSAGCVLAELLLGQPLFPGESGVDQLVEIIKVLGTPTREEIKCMNPNYTEFKFPQIKAHPWHKIFHTRMPPEAVDLVSRLLQYSPNLRCTALDALIHPFFDELCDPNARLPNGRSLPPLFNFKSNELKGVPAEVLSKLIPEHARKQCASVGL; encoded by the exons ATGGCATCAGTAGGTGTCCCACCTGCTTCTGGTTTGAGAGATACTTGTGGATATGCTCTTGGCGCAGATAGGTTGCCAGAAGAGATgaatgatatgaaaattagggatgaAAAA GAGATGGAAGCAACGGTTATTAACGGTAATGGGACGGAGACAGGTCATATTATAGTGACAACTATTGGTGGTAGAAATGGCCAGCCCAAGCAG ACAATAAGCTATATGGCTGAGCGAGCGGTTGGACAGGGATCATTTGGAGTGGTGTTCCAG GCAAAATGCTTAGAGACAGGTGAAACAGTGGCTATTAAGAAGGTTCTTCAAGATAAGAGGTATAAGAATCGGGAATTGCAAACAATGCGTCTCCTTGACCACCCAAATGTTGTGTTCTTGAAGCATTGCTTCTTCTCAACGAGTGAAAAGGATGAGCTATATCTGAACCTTGTTCTGGAGTATGTACCCGAAACAGTTCACCGTGTGATCAAGCACTACAACAAGCTTAACCAAAGGATGCCTCTAATTTATGTGAAACTTTATGCATACCAG ATCTTCAGGGCATTGTCTTACATTCACCGCAGTATCGGAGTGTGTCATCGGGATATCAAACCTCAAAATCTTTTA GTAAATCCTCACACGCACCAGCTCAAGCTATGTGATTTTGGAAGTGCAAAAGTATTG GTAAAAGGGGAGCCAAATATATCATACATCTGCTCGAGGTACTATAGGGCTCCTGAGCTTATTTTTGGAGCAACTGAATATACAGCAGCTATTGACATCTGGTCTGCCGGCTGCGTTCTGGCTGAGCTACTACTTGGACAA CCTCTGTTTCCTGGTGAGAGTGGAGTGGATCAGCTGGTTGAGATTATCAAG GTTCTAGGCACCCCAACTAGAGAAGAAATCAAGTGTATGAATCCTAATTATACAGAGTTCAAATTCCCCCAAATAAAAGCTCACCCATGGCACAAG ATATTCCACACACGCATGCCTCCTGAAGCTGTTGATCTGGTTTCAAGATTACTCCAGTATTCTCCGAACCTACGGTGCACAGCT CTGGATGCCTTAATCCATCCTTTCTTTGATGAGTTGTGCGATCCCAATGCCCGCTTGCCAAATGGAAGATCTCTTCCACCACTGTTCAACTTTAAATCTAATG AACTAAAAGGAGTGCCAGCTGAGGTGTTGTCAAAGTTGATCCCGGAGCATGCTAGGAAGCAGTGTGCCTCTGTAGGGTTGTAA
- the LOC115740287 gene encoding ABC transporter G family member 36-like, whose amino-acid sequence MANNSPVSPQPNMMWWAQEGSATNNVDAQRPSFPSEHTVRSDAASVITLPAPGSAAPMTPVTPRGAARFLGRSSPDVRRKIESASPKTARQVALRMYESLKRNGLRSEAGRAFAGDVGGDMEEIRDEGDESARKKSEELMGMEYLLKDGFVSYLRDMAKITPPIPQQVVRFFGIRYSRNCEISSGGYATFGNKLMGCLLGPVKTILQRKSSILMRVLEGVDGYIMPGSMTLLLGPPGSGKSTLLEILAGRAKVTPNSSLEGSVMYNDKSVTDICLSRFIAYVNGQLNEHIPFLSVRETLEFARDCTQGLRPENFTPQMRKFFAHALVEGQDPFLEYVLAILSLKEVEHKLTGEGFSDFDRQKLTTAELALGTYSVMIYDQPFSSSDLTATYDLVDTLRTISRIEQSSAIVSLTQLSQGIFDLFDRVILLSNGHVLFQGTRHDAIPYFTKLGYIKPLLVESNEFLEDIAAGDGSKYVAPGATSLTLEELIECYNASDHHKDILRIVHEDEVKHTYWVESEPGLGLSLKTPSKYHCTVDVQPRKETELVVAKLSSKIGHSGGIESTGRVQVGDVVTAISINNDEMQYLSVRPQKMQHERSSHVYSMLKQARGHIRLQVERYKEEEDEYQAQWKQFQRPFVQTWWKSTQTLIKRQIKITKRLHAFIKLRLFQAIVLGLFAGTLFYKLGGNYNQQQMNSVRALGFVSTMSITLINLVQLPLYLLQRPTFYKHKAQRFYRVSSYVIAHCVVNLPQTLIEATAYTVSVYFLAGLSSTGNGAPFFQYLLLLFLVAYFGSSVFFFLSAISAIPEVGNALAGLLVSIFLLFSGFVIYPSNVPVYWKWLVQVNPIHWANVLFCRIQFQNDYQDPCSSYQSQLAFCDQFPNMTVGKVYLAFYQLSEDAEKRWLPYIVLIGWTFIANFLGLLGLKRIEFTGPSQSLPSIRWSPTIRNLKEDMESGFQSLESPNGQTDSFKASRYSGRQRYGKIRDNGGVEKWIEEFRVDMEKNGPGIPLEPITLLFEDLSFMRYDEDMEEGTSIFSNITGYARPRNMLALMGGSKGSQSTLLKCLAGRAPSIGSLKGNLQAKSWQKGPAYSRLIGYVEKLDAHQPYLSVRETLHFSAALRLGQTIGSGNCRIHVELVLDQLDLLPYSNQLVGSLGDATGKTFEIAKKITIAVELAANPSILFLEEPVSGLDSRGTSSILNILSQVSNSGRVIVATLAHPNARTLDFFDLALILTHEGQQAFFGPIGPDCSDLLDYFLSVPKFPWYSKRASPVGFVMATLGLGIKRRAAPMINFAEAYQASSLHEVNNREIRSIKSLTEDRNYMVSSSVYPAPHTLQAIMVLLRTQRFLWRNVQYTFGRLTGCIMIGLLMGSLYWKIEYEDVYGLTSRSLYIYMQAILIGVISANNVIPQIGTDRLVYFREKRAGMYHPIFYPLSWALAEIPYFFIATLTLAGIGNVMAGIGTGSIHEFMMYWTVLFVFTICMTYFGMMITFLAPVPTLAAFAVSIVTSLWVSASGIVVVLSDIRFYRWMYWSNPFQYAMNVMTSISFYCNTKECASDCSCPKLPDGSYVWDRLASVRSLSYDRTGTDMAILSVMSLLFACLAFLFFVVLKHNSPPQM is encoded by the exons ATGGCAAACAATTCTCCGGTGAGCCCGCAGCCGAACATGATGTGGTGGGCACAAGAAGGCAGCGCCACGAACAACGTCGATGCGCAGAGGCCCTCCTTCCCCAGTGAGCACACGGTGAGAAGCGACGCCGCCAGCGTGATCACTTTGCCAGCCCCGGGGAGCGCAGCCCCGATGACGCCCGTGACTCCCCGCGGGGCAGCGAGGTTCTTGGGCCGGTCGTCCCCAGACGTGCGGAGGAAGATAGAGAGCGCGTCGCCCAAGACCGCGAGGCAAGTGGCGCTGAGGATGTACGAGAGCTTGAAGAGGAACGGTTTGAGGAGCGAAGCTGGAAGAGCGTTTGCCGGAGACGTCGGAGGCGACATGGAAGAGATCAGAGACGAAGGAGATGAGAGCGCGAGGAAGAAGTCGGAGGAGCTTATGGGAATGGAGTACTTGCTGAAGGATGGTTTCGTGAGTTATTTGCGGGACATGGCCAAGATCACACCCCCTATCCCGCAGCAG GTGGTTCGGTTCTTCGGCATTAGATATTCCAGAAACTGCGAAATCTCCTCGGGAGGCTATGCAACCTTCGGGAACAAATTGATGGGATGCCTCCTTGGGCCAGTCAAGACTATACTTCAGAGAAAAAGCTCGATTTTGATGCGTGTCCTGGAGGGAGTGGACGGGTACATCATGCCGGGCTCGATGACTCTGTTGCTAGGACCTCCAG GAAGCGGAAAGAGCACCCTCCTAGAAATCCTGGCAGGCAGAGCTAAAGTAACTCCAAACTCAAGTTTGGAAGGCTCAGTGATGTACAACGACAAATCCGTCACTGATATATGCCTTAGCAGATTCATTGCGTACGTTAATGGCCAACTTAACGA ACACATTCCATTTTTATCGGTTAGAGAGACACTTGAGTTTGCAAGGGATTGCACCCAGGGTCTCCGGCCAGAGAACTTCACTCCTCAGATGAGGAAATTCTTTGCACATGCACTTGTGGAAGGACAAGATCCGTTCCTGGAATATGTTTTAGCAATTCTAAGTTTGAAGGAAGTCGAGCACAAGCTCACCGGAGAAGGCTTCTCCGATTTTGATCGCCAGAAGCTCACAACGGCTGAATTGGCACTCGGAACATACTCCGTCATGATTTATGACCAACCATTTTCAAGTTCTGATCTCACAGCCACCTACGACCTGGTGGACACCCTACGCACCATCAGCAGAATTGAGCAATCATCTGCAATTGTGTCGCTGACCCAACTCTCCCAAGGGATATTCGATCTTTTCGACCGAGTTATACTGCTGAGCAATGGCCATGTTCTCTTCCAAGGCACTCGCCATGACGCCATCCCATACTTCACGAAACTCGG GTACATAAAACCATTGCTTGTggaatcaaatgaatttcttgaAGACATAGCAGCTGGAGATGGGTCCAAGTATGTGGCACCAGGAGCGACATCCTTGACTCTAGAGGAGCTTATTGAGTGCTACAACGCTTCAGATCACCACAAAGACATACTGAGGATTGTGCATGAAGATGAGGTAAAGCATACCTACTGGGTAGAGAGCGAGCCGGGACTTGGGTTGAGTCTCAAGACACCATCTAAGTACCATTGCACAGTGGATGTGCAGCCGAGAAAAGAGACAG AATTGGTGGTTGCCAAGCTATCAAGCAAAATAGGGCATTCAGGGGGAATTGAAAGCACCGGAAGAGTTCAGGTCGGGGATGTGGTGACTGCGATATCCATAAACAACGATGAGATGCAATATCTCTCAGTTAGACCCCAAAAGATGCAACATGAGCGATCCTCACACGTATACTCCATGCTAAAGCAAGCAAGAGGCCATATCCGTCTCCAAGTTGAGCGTTACAAAGAAGAG GAAGATGAGTACCAAGCTCAATGGAAGCAATTCCAGAGGCCGTTCGTCCAGACATGGTGGAAATCTACTCAAACACTCATCAAGAGGCAAATCAAGATCACGAAGAGGCTACATGCTTTTATTAAACTGAGGCTTTTCCAG GCAATTGTACTGGGCTTATTTGCGGGAACACTATTCTACAAGCTTGGCGGCAATTACAACCAACAGCAGATGAACTCAGTAAGGGCCCTTGGATTCGTATCCACCATGAGCATTACGCTCATAAATTTGGTGCAGCTTCCTCTGTATTTGCTCCAGAGGCCAACCTTCTACAAGCACAAGGCTCAGAGATTTTACAGGGTCTCCTCATATGTCATCGCCCATTGTGTAGTCAACCTACCGCAGACCCTAATAGAA GCAACAGCATATACAGTTAGTGTCTATTTCCTGGCTGGGCTATCATCAACAGGAAATGGAGCACCATTTTTCCAGTATTTACTGCTCTTATTCTTGGTCGCGTACTTTGGATCGTCggtatttttctttctcagtGCCATTTCCGCGATCCCAGAAGTTGGGAATGCCCTGGCAG GCCTACTAGTTTCAATCTTCCTGCTGTTCAGTGGTTTTGTGATTTACCCATCCAATGTGCCGGTATACTGGAAATGGCTAGTCCAGGTGAACCCAATCCACTGGGCCAACGTATTATTTTGCAGGATTCAATTTCAAAATGACTATCAAGATCCTTGCTCCAGTTACCAAAGCCAGCTTGCCTTCTGCGATCAATTCCCTAACATGACCGTTGGAAAAGTGTACCTCGCATTCTATCAGCTATCTGAAGATGCCGAAAAGCGCTGGCTACCTTACATCGTTCTTATTGGGTGGACTTTCATCGCCAACTTCCTCGGATTACTAGGGCTAAAGAGGATAGAATTCACAGGACCCAGCCAATCCTTGCCCTCTATCAGATGGTCGCCGACAATCAGAAACCTTAAAGAGGACATGGAGAGTGGTTTTCAGTCACTGGAAAGTCCCAATGGACAAACCGATAGTTTCAAAGCTTCCAGATACTCTGGACGACAAAGATACGGAAAAATAAGGGACAACGGCGGAGTTGAAAAATGGATAGAGGAGTTCAGGGTTGATATGGAGAAGAATGGACCAGGCATTCCACTAGAGCCAATAACTCTCCTTTTTGAGGATCTATCATTCATGAG GTACGATGAAGACATGGAAGAGGGTACTTCAATTTTCAGCAACATCACGGGTTACGCTAGGCCTAGGAACATGCTTGCTTTAATGGGCGGTTCGAAAGGAAGTCAATCTACTCTTCTGAAATGCCTGGCTGGGAGGGCACCTTCAATTGGCAGCCTCAAGGGCAACCTCCAGGCAAAAAGTTGGCAAAAGGGTCCTGCCTATTCTAGACTTATTGGCTATGTAGAGAAGCTCGATGCACACCAACCTTATCTATCAGTGCGTGAGACCCTTCATTTCAGCGCTGCACTCCGTCTTGGTCAAACAATCGGTTCTGGGAATTGTCGCATCCATGTGGAGCTAGTCCTTGACCAACTTGATCTATTGCCTTACTCAAATCAACTAGTTGGTTCCCTTGGTGATGCTACTGGGAAAACATTTGAGATAGCCAAAAAGATAACCATTGCTGTTGAACTAGCTGCTAATCCAAGTATTCTCTTTCTCGAAGAACCGGTATCAGGACTGGACAGCAGAGGTACGTCAAGTATCCTCAACATTCTATCTCAAGTTTCCAATTCAGGGCGTGTTATTGTTGCCACTTTAGCACACCCTAATGCTCGCACACTTGATTTCTTCGACTTGGCCCTAATTTTGACACATGAAGGGCAGCAAGCATTCTTTGGCCCAATCGGACCCGACTGCAGTGACCTGCTAGATTATTTCTTATCAGTTCCAAAATTTCCCTGGTATTCCAAAAGAGCGAGTCCAGTTGGTTTTGTCATGGCAACTCTCGGATTAGGCATAAAAAGGAGAGCGGCACCAATGATAAATTTTGCAGAGGCCTACCAAGCTAGTTCCCTGCATGAAGTGAACAACAGAGAAATTCGCAGCATAAAGAGTTTAACTGAGGATAGGAATTACATGGTTTCGTCTTCTGTTTATCCTGCTCCACACACACTGCAAGCCATAATGGTACTGCTCAGAACTCAAAGATTCCTGTGGAGAAATGTACAATACACATTTGGCAGACTAACTGGGTGCATCATGATTGGTCTTCTCATGGGTTCCCTATATTGGAAGATTGAATATGAGGACGTATATGGCCTGACTTCGCGCtcgctctatatatatatgcaagcAATTCTCATAGGAGTCATATCAGCAAATAATGTCATTCCTCAGATTGGCACAGACAGATTAGTGTACTTTAGAGAGAAGAGGGCAGGGATGTACCATCCTATCTTTTATCCACTGTCGTGGGCACTGGCAGAAATTCCGTACTTCTTCATTGCAACACTCACATTAGCAGGAATCGGGAATGTTATGGCTGGAATTGGAACTGGTTCCATCCATGAGTTCATGATGTACTGGACTGTGCTCTTTGTGTTCACAATTTGCATGACATACTTCGGAATGATGATCACTTTCCTAGCACCAGTGCCTACACTGGCTGCATTTGCTGTGTCGATTGTGACATCACTTTGGGTTTCGGCTTCTGGAATAGTCGTTGTGCTATCAGACATAAGGTTCTACCGGTGGATGTATTGGAGCAACCCTTTCCAATATGCTATGAATGTGATGACTTCAATCAGTTTCTACTGCAACACTAAAGAGTGCGCATCAGATTGCAGTTGCCCAAAACTGCCAGACGGTTCTTATGTATGGGATAGGTTGGCTTCGGTGAGAAGTTTGAGCTATGACAGGACAGGAACCGACATGGCCATCTTGTCCGTGATGTCCCTCTTATTTGCTTGCCTGGCCTTCCTCTTCTTTGTCGTCCTGAAGCACAACTCGCCCCCTCAAATGTAG
- the LOC115740110 gene encoding polygalacturonase At1g48100-like has protein sequence MTHSLASLAVFTFLALSLLLPPIDGRTHRHHTEKNHLPAVSQISVPPSLAPEPGNAASPSYNGRDADSDSVFDVRKFGAKGDEVTDDTDAFKMAWDAACGAESATLLVPRGHSFMIQSTIFTGPCKANFVFQIDGTIMPPDGPDSWPQGISKRQWLVFYRINGMSMQGGGLIDGRGEKWWNLPCKPHKGINGTTMPGPCDSPVAIRFFMSSNLTVQGLKIKNSPQFHFRFDGCRDVLIESLSIKAPYQSPNTDGIHVENTNNVGIYNSMISNGDDCVSIGTGCYDVDIRNITCGPSHGISIGSLGVRNSHACVSKITVTDSVIRHSDNGVRIKTWQGGSGSVSHVTFNNIHMDTVRNPIIIDQYYCLAKKCANQTSAVYVADISYSNIKGTYDVRSPPMHFGCSDVIPCTNLTLSDIELLPARGEYVLNPFCWNAYGTMETLTIPPAMCLVEGMPEKIIQTDVDHC, from the exons ATGACACACTCGCTAGCTTCTCTTGCTGTGTTCACTTTCTTGGCACTCTCCTTGTTGCTTCCTCCAATTGATGGCAGGACTCACAGACACCACACGGAGAAGAACCATTTGCCTGCCGTGTCTCAGATCTCGGTGCCGCCCTCTCTGGCGCCCGAGCCCGGCAATGCTGCGAGCCCCAGTTACAATGGCAGAGATGCAGATTCCGACTCCGTGTTCGACGTGCGAAAGTTTGGTGCCAAAGGCGATGAAGTGACCGACGATACGGATGCATTCAAGATGGCCTGGGACGCGGCCTGCGGTGCTGAGTCGGCCACCCTGCTCGTCCCTCGCGGCCATTCCTTCATGATACAGTCCACCATTTTCACAGGGCCTTGCAAAGCCAACTTTGTTTTCCAG ATTGACGGAACTATAATGCCACCGGACGGGCCCGACTCGTGGCCGCAGGGCATAAGCAAGAGGCAGTGGCTGGTCTTTTACAGGATCAATGGAATGTCAATGCAAGGAGGTGGGCTAATAGATGGGAGAGGAGAGAAATGGTGGAATCTTCCTTGTAAGCCACACAAA GGAATAAATGGAACAACCATGCCTGGTCCTTGTGACAGCCCAGTT GCCATCAGGTTCTTCATGAGCTCCAACTTGACAGTTCAGGGACTTAAAATCAAGAACAGCCCTCAATTCCATTTCCGGTTCGACGGCTGTCGGGACGTCCTCATCGAATCGCTCTCCATCAAGGCGCCTTATCAGAGTCCAAACACAGACGGAATTCACGTAGAGAACACTAATAACGTGGGAATATACAATTCGATGATCTCTAATG GTGACGATTGCGTATCCATCGGAACGGGTTGCTATGACGTCGATATAAGAAACATAACTTGCGGTCCTAGTCATGGAATAAG CATCGGCAGTCTCGGCGTTCGCAACTCCCATGCCTGCGTCTCGAAAATCACCGTGACAGATTCCGTGATCAGGCATTCGGACAACGGGGTTCGAATCAAGACATGGCAGGGCGGTTCGGGCTCCGTCTCTCACGTGACCTTCAACAACATCCACATGGACACGGTTCGGAACCCGATCATCATCGACCAATACTACTGCCTCGCCAAGAAATGCGCCAACCAAACCTCGGCGGTCTATGTTGCCGACATCTCCTACTCCAACATCAAGGGCACGTACGATGTCCGAAGCCCGCCGATGCATTTTGGGTGCAGCGACGTGATCCCGTGCACCAACTTGACGCTCTCGGACATCGAGCTGCTTCCGGCGCGAGGGGAATATGTCCTGAACCCGTTTTGCTGGAACGCTTATGGGACTATGGAGACACTCACAATCCCACCAGCTATGTGCTTGGTAGAGGGAATGCCAGAGAAGATAATACAGACTGATGTTGATCATTGTTGA